In a genomic window of Gambusia affinis linkage group LG04, SWU_Gaff_1.0, whole genome shotgun sequence:
- the pane1 gene encoding centromere protein M — MSLLKPFSKLPDLNTANILLVENEEQFQQNLANTLVEETAVTVNVRLAKSLPLPMENDESRPRIDLVVFIINLTSDKSFESAKASLKYLDPGFFLGKVCFMATNARHASVRTGCLDALRQLAVLLHCPLLFAEDQSPEGATSSARRLLTILKVASGLVPNTTALYLSNLTRCTVPPDIDQPSFD, encoded by the exons CTGGTGGAGAATGAGGAGCAGTTTCAACAGAATTTGGCAAATACCCTGGTGGAGGAGACGGCTGTAACTGTGAATGT GAGACTAGCCAAGAGTCTCCCGCTTCCCATGGAGAACGATGAGAGTCGACCGAGGATCGACCTGGTGGTGTTCATCATTAATCTGACCTCGGACAAGAG TTTTGAGTCGGCAAAAGCTTCTCTGAAATATTTGGATCCTGGATTTTTCCTTGGGAAAGTCTGCTTCATGGCTACTAATG CTCGCCATGCCTCAGTCCGCACAGGGTGCCTGGATGCTCTGAGACAGCTGGCCGTCTTGCTCCACTGCCCTCTGTTGTTTGCTGAGGATCAG tCTCCTGAAGGAGCAACGAGTTCAGCTCGAAGGCTGCTCACCATCCTCAAAGTGGCGTCTGGTCTCGTTCCGAACACTACCGCTCTGTACCTGTCCAACCTGACCAGGTGCACCGTGCCGCCGGACATCGACCAGCCAAGTTTCGATTAG